The proteins below are encoded in one region of Prevotella melaninogenica ATCC 25845:
- a CDS encoding BT_3987 domain-containing protein: MNMNKIKTIALSIVGMALALSCSESIDVPLVDEGGYKTLENNLAFITDKYGCSNVDSLIFNENGTIDFYVNLTQAPKANEDYTLVYDAKVLEDYNKAKGTAIEAMPEALVTIGGTATVAAGTTKSSKVAVKYSTAPELKENGVYAIPLKVKGASQTSKEKGEFILFVRDISKMPNCHKDNGLQVISCMEVNDANPLHNLCYTLKESKKYVFDQVILFSGNINYNAEIGEVYNYNNENVQHLLDYKEKYLKPLQEKGMKVILGILGNHDRSGVANLSKEGAIKFAQELKAVVEAYNLDGVFFDDEYSSYGSYPGFVTPSVEAASRLCYECKRIMPDKLVEVYVYGRTSSLTTIDGHKPGEYIDYALQDYGRYGDLSPYYEDLSPKGMIQGSSEFGQGRIISLNTARSIKTDGYGGTMVFGLTPRNGYVTRLNNITRAFYGEETVLTGSYAKDW; this comes from the coding sequence ATGAATATGAATAAAATAAAAACCATCGCTCTTTCGATAGTTGGTATGGCTTTAGCTCTATCCTGTTCAGAGAGTATTGACGTGCCTCTTGTTGACGAAGGCGGTTATAAAACATTGGAGAATAACCTTGCTTTCATCACAGACAAGTATGGATGTAGCAATGTTGACTCTCTCATTTTCAATGAGAATGGGACTATAGACTTCTATGTCAACCTTACGCAAGCACCTAAGGCAAATGAAGATTACACATTGGTCTATGATGCTAAAGTTCTTGAAGACTATAATAAAGCGAAGGGTACTGCTATCGAAGCTATGCCTGAAGCACTCGTTACTATCGGTGGTACAGCTACCGTAGCAGCTGGTACAACAAAGTCTTCTAAGGTGGCTGTTAAGTACTCTACGGCCCCAGAGCTGAAGGAGAATGGCGTATATGCAATTCCTTTGAAGGTGAAGGGTGCAAGTCAAACCTCAAAGGAAAAGGGCGAGTTCATACTCTTCGTGCGTGATATCAGTAAGATGCCTAATTGTCATAAAGACAATGGCTTGCAGGTAATCAGCTGTATGGAGGTGAATGATGCGAACCCACTTCACAACCTGTGTTACACATTAAAGGAATCAAAGAAGTATGTTTTCGATCAGGTTATCCTCTTCTCTGGTAACATTAACTACAATGCTGAGATAGGAGAAGTGTATAACTATAATAATGAGAACGTACAACATCTGCTCGACTACAAGGAGAAGTACTTGAAACCTTTGCAGGAAAAAGGGATGAAAGTCATTCTTGGTATTCTTGGAAACCACGATCGCTCAGGCGTTGCCAACCTCTCTAAGGAGGGTGCTATTAAGTTTGCACAGGAGTTGAAAGCTGTTGTTGAGGCTTACAACCTCGATGGTGTCTTCTTTGATGACGAGTATTCAAGTTACGGAAGTTATCCTGGCTTTGTCACACCATCAGTTGAAGCAGCGTCTCGCTTATGCTATGAATGTAAGCGCATCATGCCAGACAAACTCGTTGAGGTTTATGTCTATGGGCGTACAAGTAGCTTGACAACCATTGATGGGCATAAGCCAGGCGAGTATATCGACTATGCTCTACAGGATTACGGACGCTATGGTGACCTTTCTCCTTATTATGAAGACTTGTCACCTAAGGGGATGATACAAGGTTCGTCAGAGTTTGGACAAGGCCGTATCATCTCTCTTAATACTGCACGCTCTATCAAGACAGATGGTTACGGAGGGACTATGGTATTCGGTTTGACCCCACGGAATGGCTATGTGACACGTCTGAACAATATCACACGTGCCTTCTATGGAGAAGAAACCGTACTGACGGGTAGTTATGCAAAAGATTGGTAA
- a CDS encoding DUF1735 and LamG domain-containing protein, with protein MKKLFKYIPILLATWLIVACQNNDEADFKNKAFIDGKTFTTETIIKGAGSMVKSLTLSTSRPAEKDLNATFKTAPQMVDTYNKAYYNKAVLLPDSCYSILVGDVKINQGSVKSNAAQFEFSKLGGLDRSTTYVLPVTVECNDIELLQSAKNYYFVFRAGALINVVADMSRNYLQVEWKTPELVTDMKQITMEALIYPREFGKLISTIMGIEGNFLMRIGDAGFPDNQIQIATGAGNFPDYDSNKGLQTKRWQHVAMTFNADTREVKVYVNGILQSQGTLRLRSVTIKGNSADRMFLIGKSYDDARWFEGDMAEVRVWNVVRTQEEIATHFYSVDPKTPGLVGYWKMDDNASPNIVKDATGNGNDAKANKPLSWHNVSLPEK; from the coding sequence ATGAAGAAGCTATTTAAATATATTCCAATCCTGTTGGCTACTTGGTTGATAGTAGCTTGTCAGAATAATGATGAGGCCGACTTTAAGAATAAGGCATTCATTGATGGTAAGACATTTACGACAGAGACTATCATAAAAGGTGCTGGTAGTATGGTAAAATCGTTGACACTCTCCACCTCTCGTCCTGCTGAAAAGGACTTGAATGCGACTTTTAAGACAGCCCCTCAGATGGTCGATACTTATAATAAAGCTTATTATAACAAGGCTGTTCTACTGCCAGATAGCTGCTACAGTATCCTTGTAGGTGATGTGAAAATCAATCAGGGAAGTGTGAAGAGCAACGCTGCTCAGTTTGAATTCTCTAAGCTCGGCGGTCTTGACCGCTCTACTACCTATGTCCTTCCAGTGACGGTTGAGTGCAATGATATAGAGTTGTTGCAGTCTGCTAAGAATTATTACTTCGTATTCCGGGCTGGTGCACTCATCAACGTTGTCGCTGATATGAGTAGGAACTATCTTCAAGTAGAGTGGAAGACACCAGAGCTTGTCACCGATATGAAGCAGATAACGATGGAAGCACTTATCTATCCACGTGAGTTCGGTAAGCTTATTTCTACCATAATGGGCATTGAGGGCAATTTCCTTATGCGTATTGGCGATGCGGGCTTCCCTGACAATCAGATACAGATAGCCACTGGTGCGGGTAATTTCCCTGACTATGACTCTAATAAGGGACTGCAGACAAAGCGCTGGCAGCATGTGGCCATGACCTTTAATGCTGATACACGTGAGGTGAAGGTGTATGTAAATGGCATCTTGCAGTCGCAGGGTACGCTTCGTCTTAGGTCTGTAACCATTAAGGGTAACTCGGCTGATCGCATGTTCCTCATCGGTAAGTCTTATGATGATGCACGCTGGTTTGAAGGTGATATGGCCGAAGTTCGTGTGTGGAATGTGGTTCGTACACAGGAGGAGATAGCCACTCACTTCTATAGTGTCGACCCTAAGACACCAGGCCTTGTGGGCTATTGGAAGATGGATGATAATGCGAGTCCTAACATTGTGAAGGATGCTACGGGCAATGGTAATGACGCCAAAGCAAACAAACCATTATCATGGCATAATGTTTCATTACCAGAGAAATAA
- a CDS encoding glycoside hydrolase family 18, whose amino-acid sequence MKNIIKYIAYSTVCAVALLMSSCDTDVEPVDINQPGIEHQSPELYQRYLASIRAYKASNHKMMMVWFDNSQVVPFTQAQHINAIPDSVDYVVLTQPSMMTEQLLQETDEVRNQKSMKVVFQISCDDIKAAYEAQKKAFMAKSENAGKKFRDFNGFLVDSVNTQLHLVDKYNYDGVIMGFNAKLTSYLNDQEKAEAIALENVFLGISKDWKARHPNKELIMMGRPQHVADKSLLEQARYLIIPSQDEKSVSGVDYLIRKAAVEGVPTDKFIIMANNKSIDQTDTKTGYWGKTLAMHGIAKFVAADHTGYTCAGMGLLNANVDYYNASFTYPNLRKVISTINPTVKE is encoded by the coding sequence ATGAAAAATATCATTAAGTATATAGCATATTCAACAGTCTGTGCAGTAGCGTTGCTTATGTCAAGCTGCGATACAGACGTTGAGCCTGTTGATATCAATCAACCTGGTATTGAGCATCAGAGCCCTGAACTCTACCAGCGCTATCTTGCAAGTATTCGAGCTTACAAGGCAAGTAATCACAAAATGATGATGGTATGGTTTGATAATAGTCAGGTTGTCCCATTCACGCAGGCACAGCACATTAACGCTATCCCTGACAGTGTAGACTATGTCGTACTGACACAGCCAAGCATGATGACTGAGCAGTTGTTGCAAGAGACAGACGAAGTAAGAAATCAAAAGAGCATGAAGGTTGTGTTCCAAATAAGCTGCGATGACATCAAAGCAGCCTACGAAGCACAGAAGAAAGCGTTCATGGCAAAGAGCGAGAATGCGGGTAAGAAATTCCGTGACTTCAATGGTTTCCTCGTTGATTCAGTGAATACACAGCTCCATCTTGTGGACAAGTATAACTATGATGGTGTCATCATGGGATTTAATGCGAAGCTCACAAGCTATCTGAACGACCAAGAGAAGGCTGAAGCTATCGCTTTAGAAAATGTCTTCTTGGGTATTTCAAAAGACTGGAAGGCACGTCATCCGAACAAAGAGCTGATTATGATGGGTCGTCCACAGCATGTCGCAGACAAGAGCCTACTTGAACAAGCACGCTACCTCATCATTCCTTCACAGGATGAGAAGTCTGTCTCTGGTGTCGACTATTTGATTCGGAAGGCTGCTGTAGAGGGTGTTCCAACCGACAAGTTCATCATAATGGCCAATAATAAGTCTATTGACCAGACCGACACGAAGACGGGTTATTGGGGCAAGACATTGGCTATGCACGGTATTGCTAAGTTTGTTGCTGCAGACCACACAGGCTATACATGTGCTGGAATGGGCTTGTTGAATGCGAATGTTGATTATTATAACGCCTCATTCACCTATCCGAATTTGCGCAAAGTAATCTCAACTATTAATCCAACCGTTAAAGAGTAA
- a CDS encoding RagB/SusD family nutrient uptake outer membrane protein: MKQIRNIILSTVSVGLAMSLAGCTNSYEDYNQDPYGVSKKETERDAYSLGAAMINLQSWVVPTDVNTNQFTECLCGGSYGGYLSDSNAGFAGKNFAQYSPENGWSRVLFRDFLPKLSIYFNEVKSATDEPVPLAVAQIVKVAGIHRVTDAYGPIPYSKVGQNGEITAPYDSQEDVYKLMFKQLDEAIATLTDNRTLNFSPKADKVYAGNVEKWIKFGNSLRLRLAVRISKANPALAKQEAEASISNAVGVMISNDDNAFITLSNTNPFEVVMYEYNGGDSRVGADITTYMNGYNDPRREAMFTQSTLENATNGYYGLRSGIQIPGAEVAHAYSNYKVKTDSKLLWMNAAEVAFLRAEGALRNWNMGGTASDFYKKGVELSFEQWGVKGAAAYLSDNTRTPAVYTDPAGLNTYTGPVSTITVAWDDNDTPDHKLERIITQKWLAMFPLGLEAWADYRRTGYPMLMSVKVNNSGGVVSSERGARRLSYPQEERRNNLENYNAAVGMLGGADNMATDVWWAK, translated from the coding sequence ATGAAACAAATAAGAAATATCATATTGTCAACGGTATCGGTAGGCTTGGCGATGAGCTTGGCAGGCTGTACCAATAGCTATGAAGACTATAATCAAGACCCCTATGGTGTATCGAAGAAGGAGACAGAACGTGATGCCTATTCTTTGGGAGCAGCTATGATAAATTTGCAGAGTTGGGTTGTTCCAACGGATGTCAATACTAATCAGTTCACAGAGTGTCTGTGTGGAGGTTCGTATGGTGGCTATCTTTCTGATTCAAATGCGGGTTTTGCTGGTAAGAACTTTGCACAGTATAGTCCTGAGAATGGCTGGAGTCGTGTTCTCTTCAGAGATTTCCTACCAAAGCTTTCTATCTATTTCAATGAAGTGAAGAGCGCTACGGACGAGCCTGTCCCATTAGCAGTAGCACAGATAGTAAAGGTTGCTGGTATCCATCGTGTTACTGATGCGTATGGTCCGATACCTTACTCTAAGGTGGGGCAGAACGGTGAGATTACTGCTCCATACGATTCTCAAGAGGATGTCTACAAGTTAATGTTCAAGCAGTTGGACGAAGCCATTGCTACACTTACAGACAATCGGACATTAAACTTCTCACCTAAGGCAGATAAGGTCTATGCTGGTAATGTAGAAAAGTGGATTAAGTTTGGTAATTCTCTGCGTCTTCGTTTAGCAGTTCGTATATCGAAAGCCAATCCAGCATTAGCTAAGCAAGAGGCTGAAGCATCAATTAGTAACGCAGTTGGTGTGATGATCTCCAATGATGACAATGCCTTTATAACTTTGTCGAACACTAATCCTTTTGAGGTGGTTATGTATGAGTATAATGGTGGTGACTCACGTGTTGGAGCGGATATAACCACTTATATGAATGGTTATAACGACCCTCGTAGAGAGGCTATGTTCACTCAGTCGACTTTAGAAAACGCTACTAATGGCTATTATGGATTGCGTTCAGGTATTCAGATTCCTGGCGCAGAGGTTGCTCATGCATACAGTAATTATAAGGTAAAGACTGATTCAAAGCTCTTGTGGATGAATGCTGCAGAGGTTGCTTTCCTACGTGCTGAGGGTGCATTGAGGAACTGGAACATGGGAGGTACGGCCAGTGATTTCTATAAGAAAGGTGTTGAATTGTCCTTCGAGCAGTGGGGTGTAAAGGGAGCAGCGGCTTATCTGTCTGACAATACCCGTACCCCTGCAGTCTATACAGACCCTGCAGGACTCAATACATATACTGGTCCTGTATCGACAATCACTGTTGCTTGGGATGATAATGACACACCCGACCACAAGTTAGAACGTATTATTACCCAGAAGTGGTTGGCTATGTTCCCACTTGGTTTGGAGGCTTGGGCAGACTATCGTCGCACAGGTTACCCAATGCTGATGTCAGTGAAGGTGAATAATAGCGGTGGTGTCGTAAGTAGTGAGCGTGGTGCTCGTCGTCTATCTTACCCACAGGAAGAGCGTCGTAACAACCTTGAAAACTACAATGCAGCTGTTGGCATGCTTGGTGGAGCTGATAACATGGCTACAGATGTGTGGTGGGCAAAGTAA
- a CDS encoding SusC/RagA family TonB-linked outer membrane protein, which produces MSNKSNGLYLTAFLLCLNLNMQAHDVAANKRGVTLDDVVAKLRQTNGDVVSVSSTKAVQKTVNDGEKKKVVGVVKDENGEPVIGATIRLKGTQGGAVTDIDGRFTLMAVEGDELEVSYIGYTTKAVRIGKADNYYISLSMANAKELNEVVVTALGIKREQKALSYNVQQVSGDALGTNKDANFINSLSGKVAGVNINASSSGAGGASKVVMRGTRSIEQSSNVLYVIDGVPMFNLGGTGDAIFGSNGTTEAIADINPEDIESMSVLTGAAAAALYGNRASNGAIVITTKKGKKGHTEFTVSQSTEFSSAFRLPEFQNRYGTGSSMRDAGGDSYSWGRLLNDANYMGYDPAKDYLKTGVMTTEAFTISTGSEKNQSYFSASALNSGGIIPNNRYNRYNFTFRNTSSMLGDKLLLDVGASYIIQNDRNMTNQGVYANPLVSAYLYPRGNDYNDMAMFEYYDTTRGIYTQNWNNLLSEFVGQNPYWINDRNLRVNKKYRYMMNAGLTYKVTDWLNVVGRIRIDNATNTFEKKYFASTNTTIAGANGQYAKMKTDDKQVYGDIMLNVNKHFMQNKLSLVANVGASISDIKQDQTGLDGPIADNLIPNVFNEYQVDAAREKRLPYGYHEQTKSLLGSLELGWKSQLYLTVTGRNDWPSMLAGPHSNKSSFFYPSVGGSWIISESVKMPKAINYLKVRGSFASVGIPFLRNIANPKYEWDNTTKQWKSQTIYPIYDLKPETTNSWEVGLQARFFKHFNLDATLYWTKTFNQTFNPDISVSSGYSALYIQTGNVSNNGLELALGYSNNWGGFGWSSNYTLSSNRNRINELVRNYVHPETGAIINKDRLDVGGLGNAHFILKEGGTLGDLYSLTDVKRDDKGYIYVDKDGKVYRNNNVGDVKLGSVFPKANMAWRNDFSYKGFNLSVMVSARFGGIVYSATQAALDLYGVSESSAKARDKGYVEVNGNDYLTPESWYSTVGGSDGIPQYYTYSATNVRLQEASLSYTFKKNHFFGLGDLTLSVTGRNLFMFYCKAPFDPETTATTSNYYQGIDKFMTPSTRTIGFNIKLKF; this is translated from the coding sequence ATGAGTAACAAGAGTAATGGTCTTTACCTGACCGCATTCCTGTTATGTCTGAATCTAAACATGCAAGCTCATGATGTTGCGGCGAATAAGAGAGGCGTAACATTAGATGATGTCGTGGCTAAATTGAGACAAACGAATGGAGATGTTGTTTCTGTCTCGTCAACAAAAGCTGTTCAAAAGACGGTGAATGATGGCGAGAAGAAGAAAGTTGTCGGAGTTGTAAAGGATGAGAATGGAGAGCCTGTAATCGGTGCAACCATTCGTCTGAAGGGTACCCAAGGAGGTGCAGTGACTGATATTGATGGTCGGTTTACGCTGATGGCTGTAGAAGGTGATGAACTTGAAGTCTCCTACATAGGCTACACTACCAAGGCGGTACGTATCGGTAAGGCTGATAACTACTACATCAGTCTGTCTATGGCAAATGCGAAAGAGTTGAACGAAGTCGTTGTCACGGCTCTTGGTATTAAACGCGAACAAAAGGCTTTGAGCTATAATGTGCAGCAGGTGAGCGGTGATGCGTTGGGAACCAACAAAGATGCTAACTTTATCAATTCGCTCAGTGGTAAGGTAGCTGGTGTGAATATCAATGCTAGTTCGTCTGGTGCTGGTGGCGCATCGAAGGTTGTGATGCGTGGAACACGTAGTATCGAGCAGTCAAGTAATGTCTTGTATGTTATTGACGGAGTACCAATGTTCAACCTTGGTGGGACCGGTGATGCTATTTTCGGCTCTAATGGTACGACGGAGGCTATTGCCGATATCAATCCAGAAGACATCGAGAGCATGTCTGTCTTGACGGGTGCTGCAGCCGCAGCGTTATATGGTAACCGTGCTTCTAATGGTGCTATCGTTATCACAACAAAGAAGGGAAAGAAGGGACATACGGAGTTTACCGTCAGTCAGAGTACTGAGTTCTCTTCTGCTTTCCGTCTTCCAGAGTTCCAGAACCGTTATGGTACGGGTAGTAGTATGCGTGATGCAGGTGGCGATAGTTATAGTTGGGGGCGTCTTCTGAATGATGCTAACTATATGGGATATGACCCAGCAAAGGATTATCTCAAGACAGGTGTTATGACGACGGAGGCTTTCACCATCTCAACAGGTTCTGAAAAGAATCAGAGTTATTTCTCTGCCAGTGCACTGAACTCGGGTGGTATTATTCCTAATAACCGTTACAATCGTTATAATTTTACCTTCCGTAACACTTCCAGTATGCTGGGAGACAAGCTGCTTTTGGATGTTGGCGCAAGTTATATCATACAGAATGACCGCAACATGACCAACCAAGGTGTGTATGCTAACCCATTAGTATCAGCTTATCTCTATCCACGTGGCAATGACTACAATGATATGGCGATGTTTGAATACTACGATACAACACGTGGTATATATACTCAGAATTGGAATAACTTGCTCAGTGAGTTTGTTGGTCAGAACCCTTATTGGATTAACGACCGTAATCTGCGTGTTAATAAGAAGTACCGCTATATGATGAATGCAGGACTTACTTATAAGGTGACAGACTGGTTGAATGTCGTAGGGCGTATCCGTATCGATAATGCAACGAATACTTTTGAGAAGAAATACTTTGCCAGTACGAACACGACAATAGCTGGTGCTAATGGCCAGTATGCCAAGATGAAGACTGATGATAAGCAGGTGTATGGTGATATAATGCTTAATGTTAACAAGCATTTCATGCAGAACAAGTTGTCATTGGTGGCTAACGTTGGTGCGTCAATCTCTGATATTAAGCAGGATCAGACCGGTCTTGATGGTCCTATAGCAGACAATCTTATTCCTAACGTATTCAATGAATACCAGGTAGATGCAGCCCGTGAGAAGCGTCTCCCTTATGGTTATCATGAGCAGACAAAGTCTCTTCTTGGTAGTTTGGAGCTTGGATGGAAGAGTCAACTGTATCTTACTGTTACAGGACGTAATGACTGGCCATCTATGTTGGCAGGTCCTCATTCCAATAAGAGTTCTTTCTTCTACCCTTCAGTGGGTGGGTCATGGATTATCTCAGAGTCTGTTAAGATGCCAAAGGCTATTAACTATCTGAAAGTTCGTGGTTCTTTCGCATCTGTAGGTATTCCATTCCTTCGCAACATAGCGAACCCTAAGTATGAATGGGACAATACAACAAAGCAGTGGAAGAGCCAGACAATCTATCCAATCTATGACTTGAAGCCAGAAACAACTAACTCTTGGGAGGTTGGTTTACAAGCTCGTTTCTTTAAACACTTCAACTTGGATGCTACACTCTATTGGACTAAGACATTCAATCAGACGTTTAATCCTGATATCTCTGTGTCATCTGGTTACTCAGCCCTTTATATCCAGACTGGTAATGTGTCAAACAATGGACTTGAGTTGGCCTTAGGTTATAGCAATAATTGGGGTGGCTTCGGATGGTCAAGTAATTATACTTTAAGCTCTAACCGTAACCGTATTAATGAGTTAGTTCGTAATTACGTGCATCCAGAGACTGGGGCTATTATCAATAAAGACCGCCTCGATGTAGGAGGATTAGGTAATGCGCACTTCATCCTCAAGGAGGGTGGTACCTTAGGTGACCTTTATTCATTGACTGATGTTAAGCGTGATGATAAAGGATATATCTATGTAGACAAAGACGGAAAGGTTTATCGTAACAATAATGTTGGTGATGTGAAGTTGGGTTCAGTATTCCCTAAAGCGAATATGGCATGGCGCAATGATTTCTCTTACAAGGGTTTTAATCTTAGCGTAATGGTAAGTGCACGTTTTGGTGGTATTGTTTATTCAGCGACCCAAGCAGCGCTCGACCTTTATGGTGTGTCTGAGTCAAGTGCAAAGGCACGTGATAAGGGATATGTTGAAGTGAATGGTAATGATTATCTCACACCTGAATCATGGTACTCAACAGTAGGAGGTAGCGATGGAATCCCACAGTACTATACTTATAGTGCAACCAATGTACGCTTACAGGAGGCAAGTCTTAGCTACACTTTCAAGAAGAATCACTTCTTTGGATTGGGTGATTTGACACTTTCAGTGACAGGTCGTAATCTATTTATGTTCTATTGTAAGGCTCCTTTTGACCCTGAGACAACAGCAACAACAAGCAACTACTATCAGGGTATAGATAAGTTCATGACACCAAGTACGAGAACTATTGGTTTCAATATCAAACTTAAATTCTAA
- a CDS encoding ComF family protein, whose protein sequence is MTQMISLLARLIDTLAPRPCTICGRRLTVTEEVMCACCNHCLPRTGYSKSSYDNKLVRLFWGRIPIEKGTAFFFYKAHSDTSRLLYQLKYGGHPEIGEHLGRIVAAEFAQDGFFDGITAVVPVPLARQRERERGYNQSVEIARGISAETGLPVLDKVLERISFHGSQTQKGRWERNENVEKAFHLLDASALNNQHILLVDDVITSGATLVAAAKELLKGTNVKISVLSLGFANNE, encoded by the coding sequence ATGACACAGATGATTAGTTTATTGGCTCGCCTGATAGACACTCTTGCTCCTCGTCCATGTACGATTTGTGGTAGGCGTCTGACCGTTACGGAGGAGGTAATGTGTGCTTGTTGTAATCATTGTCTCCCTCGTACGGGCTATTCTAAGTCGAGTTATGATAATAAACTTGTGCGTCTCTTTTGGGGTAGGATTCCCATAGAAAAGGGTACAGCCTTTTTCTTTTATAAAGCCCATTCTGATACCAGTCGTTTGCTTTATCAACTTAAGTATGGCGGTCATCCTGAGATAGGCGAGCATCTTGGGCGTATTGTTGCAGCAGAGTTTGCACAAGATGGCTTCTTTGATGGAATCACAGCTGTGGTTCCTGTGCCACTTGCTCGCCAGCGTGAGCGAGAAAGAGGGTATAATCAAAGTGTGGAGATAGCGCGTGGTATCAGTGCAGAAACTGGTTTGCCTGTCTTAGATAAGGTCTTAGAACGTATCAGTTTTCACGGTAGTCAGACGCAAAAAGGGCGTTGGGAACGAAATGAAAACGTAGAGAAAGCCTTTCATCTCCTCGATGCTTCCGCCTTAAACAATCAACATATCTTACTTGTTGATGATGTAATCACGTCAGGTGCCACCCTCGTTGCAGCCGCCAAAGAACTCCTTAAAGGGACGAATGTCAAGATTAGTGTCCTCTCACTTGGCTTTGCGAATAATGAATAA
- a CDS encoding regulatory protein RecX, with the protein MIQKRPILEPQALKKLADLCAKGEHCSGEMLEKMRKWGLSEDAQARIMEKLITLHYVDDSRYTESFVHDKIRYNKWGRRKIEQALWMKKVDNAVSSPILDAVEDEEYLEVLRPLLASKYRTIKAESDYERSMKLIKFAMGRGFTMDLIRRCIDEGVVAADDDVDFVDDDTDD; encoded by the coding sequence ATGATACAGAAACGGCCGATATTAGAGCCGCAAGCGTTAAAGAAACTTGCCGATTTATGTGCGAAAGGCGAACATTGCTCTGGCGAGATGTTAGAGAAGATGCGCAAATGGGGACTATCAGAAGATGCGCAAGCGCGTATTATGGAGAAGTTGATAACGCTGCATTACGTTGATGATAGCCGTTATACGGAGTCTTTTGTGCATGATAAAATCCGCTATAACAAATGGGGACGACGGAAGATTGAGCAAGCTCTGTGGATGAAAAAGGTCGATAATGCCGTCTCATCGCCCATCCTCGATGCTGTGGAAGACGAAGAATATCTTGAGGTCTTGCGCCCATTGTTAGCGAGTAAGTATCGCACAATTAAGGCAGAGAGCGATTACGAACGTTCAATGAAACTGATAAAGTTTGCTATGGGACGTGGTTTTACGATGGATTTAATCCGCAGGTGTATAGATGAAGGAGTCGTTGCTGCGGATGATGATGTTGACTTCGTAGACGATGACACAGATGATTAG
- the prmC gene encoding peptide chain release factor N(5)-glutamine methyltransferase has product MTYQDLWHRLTPLYDEGEAQAIVRLVLEVQFGITLPDIYTGKVNELSREAEEELEKIILRLERSEPVQYVLGRETFCGRTFHVAPGVLIPRPETEVLCRWIEEDNNGCYCALQPPAPLQVLDVGTGSGCIAVTLAADLRNSAVTAWDISGDALLIARENVHQWQVRVELKMEDALHPSAAAMQQQFDIIVSNPPYICDKERTGMAKNVLAYEPETALFVPDDDPLRFYRAIAEYGVQALSADGVLYFETNPLYIDNVKQMLSELGYKQIEERKDQFGKLRFIKAIRP; this is encoded by the coding sequence ATGACATACCAAGATTTATGGCACAGACTCACTCCTTTATATGATGAAGGTGAGGCACAAGCTATCGTTCGGCTTGTGTTAGAGGTGCAGTTTGGCATTACGCTGCCCGATATATATACGGGCAAAGTTAATGAATTATCCCGAGAAGCGGAGGAGGAATTAGAGAAAATCATCCTTCGTTTGGAACGTTCGGAGCCTGTACAATATGTTTTAGGACGTGAAACCTTTTGTGGGCGCACATTTCATGTGGCTCCGGGCGTATTGATTCCGCGCCCAGAGACTGAGGTGCTGTGCCGTTGGATAGAGGAGGATAACAACGGATGTTATTGTGCTTTGCAGCCTCCTGCGCCCCTGCAGGTGTTGGATGTAGGGACAGGCAGTGGTTGTATTGCTGTTACATTGGCTGCCGACCTACGCAACTCGGCGGTTACAGCGTGGGATATATCGGGTGATGCACTACTTATTGCACGTGAGAATGTACATCAATGGCAGGTTCGTGTTGAACTAAAGATGGAGGATGCGCTTCATCCTTCAGCAGCAGCTATGCAGCAGCAATTTGATATTATAGTGAGTAATCCACCTTACATCTGCGACAAAGAGCGGACAGGGATGGCGAAGAACGTACTTGCGTATGAACCTGAAACAGCTCTTTTCGTGCCAGACGATGACCCGCTACGCTTCTATCGGGCAATCGCTGAGTATGGCGTGCAGGCTTTGTCAGCTGATGGTGTGCTTTATTTTGAGACCAACCCATTATATATTGATAATGTAAAGCAGATGTTAAGCGAATTGGGTTATAAGCAGATAGAAGAGCGAAAAGACCAGTTTGGTAAGCTTCGCTTCATTAAAGCCATCCGACCATGA